The genomic segment TTCTGGCAAGGCAAAAGGCCGTCAGACCAGCCATGCGATTTATTGGAAACAGGAGGATTCGCTCCAGGGCATGAGCTGCCACAAGGAGGCTATTCAAGGGTTCCGGAGCTTTTCTGAGGGAACTTGCCGGTTGCAGGTCCCCGCGCTTTACCCGTCTACTCTCAAGTAGCCGAAGAACCGCGACCAAAGGGAAGATAAGGCCGAAGAAGTACCGGCCTCGCTCGATCTCCAAGCCTGCGCGCCGGACGAGATCTTCCAACTCGGCCAGGCTGTACCGCCGCCTATGCTCCAGGAAGACATCGTGGCCAGACCAAAGAAATGTGAAGGCTGGCACTGTAATAGCAACGCGGGCACCGGGTGCTAAATCATTGCTGTACTGGGTCAAAAGCGCCAGATCATCGTCCACGTGCTCCAGTACATCCATCATCAAGACCAAGTCGGCGCGGCCGGAGGGCTCCAGCACGCGCCGAAAGCTCAGTGGCCGCCCAGCGTGCGTTTCATCCCGTTCCTCGCTGTAGTAAGGGTCGATGCAGTAAGCTTCGGCTGCCAAGCCATGTTCCAAGAGCTGTTTGGAAAAAATCCCGGACCCGGCGCCTACATCCACGAGACGTCGTGCAGGCAATCCCTTCAGCAAAGAACGGAGCGCGGCTCCCTTGGACCGGTAGTACCAATGGTCAACAATGGCTGCGCCCAGTATTTCTTCTTCTTTCAGATCCATACCCATCGCCCCCCAACTTCAAACAGGTTAGACAGGCGGAGACGCCCAATCAATGCGCATTGATAGACTCAATTTTACTCTTATTAGCTGTTTGTAATAGATTGTTTGCACCCTTAATAAGGCTCTATTAAGGAATTTGCTGTTGAATGATGTATTATTGAAGGGGAAGGCTGCTAGCGGAGGGACTCCGCCGGTCTGCGGGGTCCAAGGAGGTGTCATGGACCGCGACTTCGCCTTGTATCGTGACAGTGATGGACGGACCGGGATCCTGCGCCTGCAACCCGAGGGAGAAGGCTGGCGGGTGATTGGTATCGAGGAGGGCCTTGTTCGTTCCCCCCTCGCAAAACACATTTCCCATGCCGATCTTTCGACGCGGCTGCTGACGCGAGAGGAGGCCTCGCTTGCTTTTCGAGAATGGCAGGCCGCCCTACGACTCTCCCAATCCTATGTCGTTCGCCCCTTCAGCCCCATCAAAGCCTGGCAGGCCCGTTGGGGCTGGCGTAGCGAAGCTCATGGCTGATACCGCAAAGACGTGCCTATGCCTTGCTTAAGAGGAGGAACTCGGCGATTACTCGCTCGATCCTGTGATCAAGCGAGCGCCGCGATCGTAGGTAGCATAGGCCCAAGCCCAGTCTAAGATCACCCCCAGCCGGTTCCTGTGGCCAATCAAAAAGTAAATGTGGATCAAGCTCCACAGCAGCCACGCGGGAAATCCGCTCAATCGCAGAGGCCCAAACTCGGCAACCGCGGCTTTGCGGCCGAGCGTCGCTAGGTTGCCGTAGTTGCGGTAGCGAAACGGCGGCAGTGGAGACTGGGTATGAATATGGCGTGCGATCGATCGTGCTGCGTAGCGGCCCATCTGCTTCGCCGCAGGCGCCACTCCCGGCACGGCCACGGACCGCGCATCGACAAGCGACGCCGTATCTCCAACGACATAAATGCGCGGATCGTCAGGCAAGGTCAGGGTTCCGGAAACCAGCACTCTTCCTGCGGCATCCCGGTTGCTGTTAAGCCAGCGCGCGGCAGGAGACGCCATGACGCCGGCGCTCCAAACAGCACAGTTGCTTTCGATCGTACTTCCGTCGGCAAGCTTGACGACCCCGGCATCAAAAGCGGCCACTGCAACGCCGGCGATAACCTCGACCCCCAGTGCTTCAAGCTGCTTGCGTGCAGCAAGCGACGACGGCTCGGAGAAGGTTGGCAGCAAACGCGGACCGGCCTCCACAAGGATCACGCGGGCGGTGCCCGGATCGATTCGGCGGAAGTCCTCGGCCAATGCCTTGCGGGCCAACTCGGCGATGGCGCCCGCCATCTCGACGCCCGTCGGGCCGCCGCCCACTACGACGAAAGTCAGCAACCGCTGCACCTCCGCGTCACTGGTGGCGTTCTCCGCTTGCTCAAACGCGAGCAACACGCGACGGCGGATCAAGGTTGCGTCGTCAATCTTCTTGAGGCCGGGCGCCGTTTCC from the Limibacillus halophilus genome contains:
- a CDS encoding class I SAM-dependent methyltransferase, which codes for MDLKEEEILGAAIVDHWYYRSKGAALRSLLKGLPARRLVDVGAGSGIFSKQLLEHGLAAEAYCIDPYYSEERDETHAGRPLSFRRVLEPSGRADLVLMMDVLEHVDDDLALLTQYSNDLAPGARVAITVPAFTFLWSGHDVFLEHRRRYSLAELEDLVRRAGLEIERGRYFFGLIFPLVAVLRLLESRRVKRGDLQPASSLRKAPEPLNSLLVAAHALERILLFPINRMAGLTAFCLARKP
- a CDS encoding NAD(P)/FAD-dependent oxidoreductase, with amino-acid sequence MAVSGSKENGGRLPEVVIIGAGFGGLSAARALAGLPLRVTVIDRRNYHLFQPLLYQVATAGLSPAQIAAPIRRILRGQKNTRSVMDRVVGIDRDRRVVTTETQTFAFDYLIVATGARHNYYGNDQWEETAPGLKKIDDATLIRRRVLLAFEQAENATSDAEVQRLLTFVVVGGGPTGVEMAGAIAELARKALAEDFRRIDPGTARVILVEAGPRLLPTFSEPSSLAARKQLEALGVEVIAGVAVAAFDAGVVKLADGSTIESNCAVWSAGVMASPAARWLNSNRDAAGRVLVSGTLTLPDDPRIYVVGDTASLVDARSVAVPGVAPAAKQMGRYAARSIARHIHTQSPLPPFRYRNYGNLATLGRKAAVAEFGPLRLSGFPAWLLWSLIHIYFLIGHRNRLGVILDWAWAYATYDRGARLITGSSE